In Microbacterium sp. AB, a single genomic region encodes these proteins:
- a CDS encoding HNH endonuclease family protein — protein MTSPRAPFVRVALTAVLVPALLVGAHPDAASAASTVNASTLLNTLPVKAENTSKYDRSLFNYGIDADKDGCNTRAEVLMAESKKNVTHAKSSCTVKTGRWHSQYDGRTYTDASKLEIDHLVALSEAWDSGAQKWSASRRQKFANDLGYAWTLNAVSTASNQAKVDKDPAQWLPAKNRCQYVAEWVAVKYRWSLAIDAAEKTAIQKAMKGCTAASLTVTAPKKA, from the coding sequence GTGACGTCGCCTCGAGCCCCCTTCGTGCGTGTGGCACTGACGGCTGTCCTCGTCCCCGCGCTCCTCGTGGGGGCGCATCCCGACGCCGCTTCGGCGGCGTCCACGGTCAACGCCAGCACGTTGCTGAACACACTCCCGGTGAAGGCGGAGAACACGTCGAAGTATGACCGGAGCCTGTTCAACTACGGCATCGACGCCGACAAGGACGGGTGCAACACCCGCGCCGAGGTGCTCATGGCCGAGTCGAAGAAGAACGTCACTCACGCCAAGTCGTCGTGCACCGTGAAGACCGGGAGATGGCACAGCCAGTACGACGGCAGGACGTACACGGACGCGAGCAAGCTCGAGATCGACCACCTCGTCGCTCTGTCTGAGGCGTGGGACTCCGGGGCGCAGAAGTGGAGCGCGTCGCGCCGCCAGAAGTTCGCGAACGACCTCGGCTACGCATGGACGCTCAACGCCGTGAGCACGGCCTCGAACCAGGCGAAGGTCGACAAGGATCCCGCGCAGTGGCTGCCTGCGAAGAACAGGTGCCAGTACGTCGCCGAGTGGGTTGCGGTGAAGTATCGGTGGTCGCTGGCCATCGACGCGGCCGAGAAGACCGCCATCCAGAAGGCGATGAAGGGCTGCACCGCGGCATCGCTGACCGTGACCGCGCCGAAGAAGGCCTGA
- a CDS encoding amino-acid N-acetyltransferase: protein MTEFTVRPARAADMAQIHRMLQPLVSRRILLGKDLVVLYEATQEFLVAEDAGGRVIGCGALHVIWADLGEVRTLLVADEWLHRGVGRGIVAGLEDRARDLGLSRLFCLTFEVDFFRRRGFEPIGEQVVSPDVYSQLVRSPDEGVAEFLDLAHVKPNTLGNTRMLKHL, encoded by the coding sequence ATGACCGAGTTCACGGTGCGGCCGGCCCGCGCGGCCGACATGGCGCAGATCCACCGGATGCTCCAGCCGCTCGTGTCGCGACGCATCCTGCTCGGCAAGGATCTCGTCGTGCTGTACGAGGCGACGCAGGAGTTCCTCGTCGCCGAGGACGCCGGGGGCCGGGTCATCGGATGCGGCGCGCTGCACGTGATCTGGGCCGACCTCGGCGAGGTGCGCACGCTGCTCGTCGCGGACGAATGGCTGCACCGCGGCGTCGGCCGTGGGATCGTCGCTGGCCTCGAGGACAGGGCGCGCGATCTGGGCCTCTCGAGGCTGTTCTGCCTGACCTTCGAGGTCGATTTCTTCCGCCGCCGGGGCTTCGAGCCCATCGGCGAGCAGGTCGTCTCGCCCGACGTCTACTCACAGCTCGTACGAAGCCCCGACGAGGGCGTCGCCGAGTTCCTCGACCTCGCCCACGTGAAGCCCAACACGCTGGGCAACACCCGGATGCTCAAGCACCTCTGA
- a CDS encoding ATP-dependent Clp protease ATP-binding subunit, with product MFERFTDRARRVVVLAQEEAKMLNHNYIGTEHILLGLIHEGEGVAAKALESLGISLDAVREQVQDIIGQGQQQPTGHIPFTPRAKKVLELSLREALQLGHNYIGTEHILLGLIREGEGVAAQVLVKLGADLNKVRQQVIQLLSGYQGKEPVGVAPSGQESQQQAQGGSQVLDQFGRNLTQAARENKLDPVIGREKEIERVMQILSRRSKNNPVLIGEPGVGKTAVVEGLAQAIVKGDVPETLKDKQLYSLDLGSLIAGSRYRGDFEERLKKVTKEIRTRGDIIVFIDEIHTLVGAGAAEGAIDAASILKPLLARGELQTIGATTLDEYRKHFEKDAALERRFQPIQVAEPSLPHAINILKGLRDRYEAHHKVQITDGAIVAAANLADRYVSDRFLPDKAIDLIDEAGARLRLSILSSPPELREFDERIAKVRESKESASEEQDFEKAAALRDEEKALLGERLRLEKQWRSGDVASHAVVDEGLIAEVLAQATGIPVFKLTEEETSRLVFMEKALHQRVIGQEEAIAALSKTIRRQRAGLKDPKRPSGSFIFAGPTGVGKTELAKALAEFLFDDEGALISLDMSEFGEKHTVSRLFGAPPGFVGFEEGGQLTEKVRRKPFSVVLFDEIEKAHPDIFNSLLQILEEGRLTDGQGRIVDFKNTVIIMTTNLGSSAIAGGPVGFQVEGNAQTTYDRMKGKVDEELKRHFKPEFLNRVDDIIVFPQLSKAELVQIVDLFTKRLADRLLDRDMTIELSQAAKERLIEVGFDPALGARPLRRAMQREVEDRLSEQLLNGQLEPGHHIKVDLVDGAFTFDSAPRGEKVAVGVNTGGEISATPDLAALGD from the coding sequence ATGTTCGAGAGATTCACCGACCGTGCCCGTCGTGTGGTCGTCCTCGCCCAAGAAGAGGCGAAGATGCTCAACCACAACTACATCGGCACCGAGCACATCCTGCTCGGTCTCATCCACGAGGGCGAGGGCGTCGCCGCCAAGGCGCTCGAGTCGCTCGGCATCTCGCTGGACGCCGTGCGCGAGCAGGTGCAGGACATCATCGGGCAGGGTCAGCAGCAGCCGACCGGCCACATCCCCTTCACGCCGCGCGCCAAGAAGGTGCTCGAGCTGTCCCTGCGCGAGGCCCTGCAGCTCGGCCACAACTACATCGGCACCGAGCACATCCTGCTCGGCCTCATCCGCGAGGGCGAGGGCGTCGCCGCCCAGGTGCTCGTCAAGCTCGGCGCCGACCTCAACAAGGTGCGCCAGCAGGTCATCCAGCTGCTCTCGGGCTACCAGGGCAAGGAGCCCGTGGGCGTCGCCCCGAGCGGTCAGGAGTCGCAGCAGCAGGCCCAGGGCGGCTCGCAGGTGCTCGACCAGTTCGGACGCAACCTCACGCAGGCCGCGCGCGAGAACAAGCTCGACCCCGTCATCGGGCGCGAGAAGGAGATCGAGCGCGTGATGCAGATCCTCTCGCGCCGCTCGAAGAACAACCCCGTCCTCATCGGCGAGCCCGGCGTCGGCAAGACCGCCGTCGTGGAGGGACTCGCCCAGGCGATCGTCAAGGGCGATGTGCCCGAGACGCTCAAGGACAAGCAGCTCTACTCGCTCGACCTCGGCTCGCTCATCGCCGGCTCCCGCTACCGCGGAGACTTCGAGGAGCGCCTGAAGAAGGTCACCAAGGAGATCCGCACGCGCGGCGACATCATCGTCTTCATCGACGAGATCCACACCCTCGTGGGCGCGGGCGCCGCGGAGGGCGCGATCGACGCCGCCTCGATCCTCAAGCCGCTCCTCGCCCGCGGCGAGCTGCAGACGATCGGCGCGACGACCCTCGACGAGTACCGCAAGCACTTCGAGAAGGACGCCGCCCTCGAGCGCCGCTTCCAGCCCATCCAGGTCGCCGAGCCGTCGCTGCCCCACGCGATCAACATCCTCAAGGGGCTGCGCGACCGTTACGAGGCGCATCACAAGGTGCAGATCACGGACGGCGCGATCGTCGCGGCGGCGAACCTCGCCGACCGCTACGTCAGCGACCGGTTCCTGCCGGACAAGGCCATCGACCTGATCGACGAGGCCGGCGCACGCCTGCGCCTGTCGATCCTGTCGTCGCCGCCGGAGCTGCGCGAGTTCGACGAGCGGATCGCCAAGGTCCGCGAGTCGAAGGAGTCCGCGTCGGAGGAGCAGGACTTCGAGAAGGCCGCGGCCCTGCGCGACGAGGAGAAGGCCCTCCTCGGCGAGCGTCTGCGCCTCGAGAAGCAGTGGCGCTCGGGCGACGTCGCGTCGCACGCGGTTGTCGACGAGGGACTGATCGCCGAGGTCCTGGCGCAGGCCACGGGCATCCCGGTGTTCAAGCTCACCGAGGAGGAGACCAGCCGTCTCGTCTTCATGGAGAAGGCCCTGCACCAGCGCGTCATCGGTCAGGAGGAGGCCATCGCGGCGCTCTCCAAGACCATCCGCCGCCAGCGTGCCGGACTCAAGGACCCGAAGCGTCCCTCGGGCTCGTTCATCTTCGCCGGCCCCACGGGCGTCGGCAAGACCGAGCTCGCCAAGGCGCTCGCGGAGTTCCTCTTCGACGACGAGGGCGCGCTGATCTCCCTCGACATGTCGGAGTTCGGCGAGAAGCACACCGTCTCGCGGCTGTTCGGCGCCCCTCCCGGGTTCGTCGGCTTCGAGGAGGGCGGCCAGCTCACCGAGAAGGTGCGCCGCAAGCCGTTCTCGGTCGTGCTCTTCGACGAGATCGAGAAGGCCCACCCCGACATCTTCAACTCGCTCCTCCAGATCCTGGAGGAGGGACGTCTGACGGACGGCCAGGGACGCATCGTCGACTTCAAGAACACGGTCATCATCATGACGACGAACCTCGGCTCGTCGGCCATCGCGGGCGGCCCGGTCGGCTTCCAGGTCGAGGGCAACGCGCAGACGACGTACGACCGGATGAAGGGCAAGGTCGACGAGGAGCTGAAGCGTCACTTCAAGCCCGAGTTCCTCAACCGCGTCGACGACATCATCGTGTTCCCGCAGCTGTCGAAGGCCGAGCTCGTGCAGATCGTGGACCTGTTCACGAAGCGCCTGGCCGACCGCCTGCTCGACCGGGACATGACGATCGAGCTGTCGCAGGCCGCCAAGGAGCGCCTCATCGAGGTCGGGTTCGACCCGGCGCTCGGCGCCCGTCCGCTGCGTCGCGCCATGCAGCGCGAGGTGGAGGACCGCCTGTCGGAGCAGCTGCTCAACGGCCAGCTCGAGCCGGGCCACCACATCAAGGTGGACCTCGTCGACGGGGCCTTCACGTTCGACAGCGCACCCCGCGGCGAGAAGGTGGCCGTGGGCGTGAACACGGGCGGCGAGATCTCGGCGACGCCGGATCTCGCGGCGCTCGGCGACTGA
- a CDS encoding cation:proton antiporter, with protein MGVEVFVVLVGSVAVAAFARWRGLPAPLVVTGVALAVSLLPFVPQIEIDGDLLLNLTLPPLLYSASLEVSFVSFKRSLPHIRRLGVGLVLVTAAAVGLVAWWIMPELTLAGALLLGAIVGPPDAVSAAAVARKLGLPRRVMTVMSGESLINDATSLTLVRVFAAIVAGATVTVWDGIVEFVLAVVVGVVVGLVFGIALHQLRLRVSDPVVTGTFGLLVPFGAYAIAEHLNGSGVLAVVAMGLYVGFNAPRTSYTTRQQDGPLWSSMDFLLESFVFAYIGLQFPDVVRELGERSGMHTLLLALAVFVVVLVVRPVFVYSSYAWGQLWQRRRLMRWKHAAEAFRKDPDSGRGRAVRRRQERLGKRVRVTDGKALRQRLVEPTLSVQERAVVSWAGMRGVVTLAMAAALPDLTGDGMSEGNVEVLIVCAFVVTVGTLLLQGLTLAPLIRALGVNSDAERADEERQLDAVRRRSAEAGKEYLRDKQREWAETYGEESVDRFNRIARSLLRVERNAGKAEREMEDAEAADEASRQRRPSYESVRDLSKGWLEVRRQVLLEERDRGNLNEEVMRELITAMDAEELALDTRGSLRPPSPPARG; from the coding sequence ATGGGCGTCGAGGTGTTCGTGGTTCTCGTCGGATCCGTCGCGGTCGCGGCGTTCGCGCGGTGGAGAGGGCTGCCCGCGCCCCTCGTCGTCACGGGCGTGGCCCTGGCCGTGTCGCTGCTCCCGTTCGTGCCGCAGATCGAGATCGACGGCGATCTCCTGCTCAACCTGACGTTGCCCCCGCTGCTGTACTCGGCGTCGCTGGAGGTCTCGTTCGTGAGCTTCAAGCGCTCGCTGCCGCACATCCGCCGTCTCGGGGTCGGGCTCGTGCTCGTCACGGCGGCCGCCGTGGGGCTCGTCGCGTGGTGGATCATGCCGGAGCTCACCCTCGCCGGAGCGCTGCTCCTCGGCGCGATCGTCGGGCCGCCCGACGCCGTCTCCGCGGCGGCCGTGGCGCGCAAGCTCGGGCTGCCCCGCCGCGTGATGACCGTCATGTCGGGCGAGAGCCTCATCAACGACGCCACGTCCCTCACCCTCGTGCGCGTGTTCGCCGCGATCGTCGCCGGGGCGACCGTGACCGTGTGGGACGGCATCGTGGAGTTCGTCCTGGCGGTCGTCGTCGGAGTCGTGGTCGGCCTCGTCTTCGGCATCGCGCTGCATCAGCTGCGCCTGCGCGTCAGCGACCCCGTCGTGACGGGGACGTTCGGGCTGCTCGTGCCGTTCGGCGCCTACGCGATCGCCGAGCATCTGAACGGGTCGGGAGTGCTCGCGGTCGTCGCGATGGGCCTCTACGTCGGCTTCAACGCGCCGCGGACGAGCTACACCACGCGTCAGCAGGACGGCCCCCTCTGGTCGTCGATGGACTTCCTGCTCGAGAGCTTCGTGTTCGCCTACATCGGGCTGCAGTTTCCGGACGTCGTCCGCGAACTGGGCGAGCGGTCGGGCATGCACACCCTCCTGCTCGCGCTCGCCGTGTTCGTCGTCGTGCTCGTCGTCCGCCCCGTCTTCGTCTACAGCAGCTACGCGTGGGGACAGCTGTGGCAGCGGAGGCGGCTCATGCGCTGGAAGCACGCGGCGGAGGCCTTCCGGAAGGACCCGGACAGCGGGCGCGGTCGGGCCGTCCGACGCCGACAAGAGCGGCTCGGGAAGCGCGTCCGTGTCACAGACGGGAAGGCCCTCCGCCAGCGGCTCGTCGAGCCGACCCTGTCCGTCCAGGAGCGCGCCGTCGTCTCGTGGGCGGGCATGCGCGGCGTGGTCACCCTCGCGATGGCGGCCGCGCTGCCCGACCTCACCGGCGACGGCATGTCGGAGGGGAACGTCGAGGTGCTCATCGTCTGCGCGTTCGTCGTCACGGTCGGCACCCTCCTGCTGCAGGGGCTGACGCTCGCCCCGCTCATCCGGGCTCTGGGCGTGAACTCCGACGCCGAGCGGGCCGACGAGGAGCGACAGCTCGACGCCGTCCGTAGGCGCAGCGCCGAGGCGGGGAAGGAGTACCTCCGGGACAAGCAGCGGGAGTGGGCCGAGACCTACGGCGAGGAGTCGGTGGACCGGTTCAACCGCATCGCCCGCTCGCTGCTCCGCGTCGAGAGGAACGCAGGCAAGGCGGAACGGGAGATGGAGGACGCGGAGGCCGCCGACGAGGCGTCCCGACAGCGACGACCGAGCTACGAGAGCGTGCGCGACCTGTCGAAGGGATGGCTCGAGGTGCGCCGCCAGGTGCTGCTGGAGGAGCGCGACAGGGGCAACCTCAACGAGGAGGTCATGCGCGAGCTCATCACCGCGATGGACGCCGAGGAGCTCGCGCTCGACACCCGCGGCAGCCTGCGGCCCCCGTCGCCGCCCGCGCGCGGCTGA
- a CDS encoding LLM class flavin-dependent oxidoreductase, giving the protein MSSAPAPALSVLDLVSVRTGQTSSEAIAASLALAQRADELGYRRYWFAEHHNMPAVASTAPPVLIAAAAARTTRIRVGSGGVMLPNHSPLIVAEQFAALEALNPGRIDLGLGRAPGSDPVITQLLRQSGTTSEADRFPDNVTDILAIMSPDGATVRFTSGGEYGVRATPAAAGVPEVWLLGSSDFSAQLAARFGLPYVFANHFAGDGLERAMALYRSQFTPSAWLDAPRSFITANVVVAQTEEEAERRALPQLRQFARLRTNKPMRPLETIDEVLANPSDPMEETLVQQGRSRWFVGTADAVADELRAFAATHGVDEVMVSPSAGSYDADPKDAAPGRLETVELLAAALA; this is encoded by the coding sequence ATGTCCTCCGCACCTGCTCCCGCCCTGTCCGTGCTCGATCTCGTCTCCGTCCGAACCGGCCAGACCAGCTCCGAGGCGATCGCCGCCTCCCTGGCGCTCGCGCAGCGGGCGGACGAGCTGGGCTATCGGCGGTACTGGTTCGCCGAGCACCACAACATGCCCGCCGTCGCCTCGACCGCGCCACCCGTGCTGATCGCCGCCGCCGCGGCGCGCACGACGCGCATCCGCGTCGGCTCGGGCGGCGTCATGCTGCCCAACCACTCGCCGCTCATCGTCGCCGAGCAGTTCGCGGCGCTGGAGGCGCTGAACCCCGGCCGCATCGACCTCGGTCTCGGGCGTGCGCCCGGCAGCGACCCCGTCATCACGCAGCTGCTCCGCCAGTCGGGCACGACGAGCGAGGCCGACCGCTTCCCCGACAACGTCACCGACATCCTCGCGATCATGAGCCCGGACGGCGCCACCGTGCGCTTCACGTCCGGCGGCGAGTACGGGGTGCGCGCGACACCGGCCGCCGCGGGCGTGCCGGAGGTGTGGCTGCTCGGATCGAGCGACTTCTCGGCGCAGCTCGCCGCGCGGTTCGGGCTGCCCTACGTGTTCGCGAACCACTTCGCCGGCGACGGCCTCGAACGCGCGATGGCGCTGTACCGCAGTCAGTTCACGCCGAGCGCCTGGCTCGACGCGCCGAGGTCGTTCATCACGGCGAACGTCGTCGTCGCGCAGACCGAGGAGGAGGCGGAGCGGCGAGCGCTCCCCCAGCTGCGACAGTTCGCGCGGCTGCGCACGAACAAGCCGATGCGACCGCTCGAGACGATCGACGAGGTCCTCGCGAACCCCTCCGATCCGATGGAGGAGACCCTCGTGCAGCAGGGCCGCTCCCGCTGGTTCGTCGGCACGGCCGATGCGGTGGCGGATGAGCTCCGCGCGTTCGCGGCGACGCACGGTGTGGACGAGGTGATGGTCTCGCCGTCGGCCGGGTCGTACGACGCCGACCCGAAGGACGCCGCGCCCGGCCGTCTCGAGACCGTCGAGCTGCTCGCCGCCGCACTCGCCTGA
- the pheA gene encoding prephenate dehydratase, translating to MSTDAPERRTYSYLGPAGTFTEAALAQVPEARGQIWRPVSNVGQALDDVVGNRAHAAMIAIENSVEGGVSSAQDALATIPGLRIVGEYIVPVRFSLVAPPGTTLDEIVARDLVTVAGHPVAYAQCLAWLGQRIPHHEHIVAASNVASAVGMLDGSLPAQVAIAAPGVADHYDVEVLAENVGDNASAVTRFVLVTGTVAPPAPTGADKTSLVAELPKDEPGALLELLEQFSTRGINLSLLESRPIGDALGRYRFVIDADGHVSDERMADALMGLRRFSPSVVFLGSYPRADRRVVHHPDRYGDDAFVEARDWLRGLIAGEPGS from the coding sequence ATGTCCACCGATGCCCCGGAACGCCGCACGTACAGCTATCTGGGGCCGGCGGGAACCTTCACGGAGGCCGCGCTCGCGCAGGTCCCCGAGGCACGCGGCCAGATCTGGCGGCCCGTCAGCAACGTCGGCCAGGCGCTCGACGACGTGGTCGGAAACCGTGCGCACGCCGCGATGATCGCGATCGAGAACTCCGTCGAGGGCGGCGTGTCGAGCGCGCAGGACGCGCTCGCGACCATCCCGGGGCTGCGCATCGTCGGCGAGTACATCGTGCCCGTGCGGTTCTCGCTCGTCGCGCCGCCCGGAACGACCCTCGACGAGATCGTCGCGCGCGACCTCGTCACGGTGGCCGGCCATCCGGTCGCGTACGCCCAGTGCCTCGCGTGGCTCGGGCAGCGCATCCCCCATCACGAGCACATCGTCGCCGCGAGCAACGTCGCCAGCGCCGTCGGCATGCTCGACGGCTCGCTCCCGGCCCAGGTCGCGATCGCGGCGCCGGGCGTCGCCGACCACTACGACGTGGAGGTGCTCGCGGAGAACGTCGGCGACAACGCCAGCGCCGTCACGCGCTTCGTCCTCGTCACGGGGACGGTCGCTCCGCCTGCGCCGACGGGCGCCGACAAGACGTCCCTCGTCGCCGAGCTGCCGAAGGACGAGCCCGGCGCCCTGCTCGAGCTGCTCGAGCAGTTCTCGACGCGCGGCATCAACCTGAGCCTGCTCGAGTCACGGCCGATCGGCGACGCGCTCGGGCGCTATCGCTTCGTCATCGACGCGGACGGGCACGTGTCGGACGAGCGGATGGCCGACGCCCTCATGGGACTGCGCCGGTTCAGCCCGAGCGTCGTGTTCCTCGGCTCGTACCCGCGCGCCGACCGCCGGGTCGTCCACCATCCCGACCGCTACGGCGACGACGCCTTCGTCGAGGCGCGGGACTGGCTGCGCGGGCTCATCGCGGGCGAGCCCGGGTCGTAG
- the pgm gene encoding phosphoglucomutase (alpha-D-glucose-1,6-bisphosphate-dependent): MTSRAGLPAEASDLIDVDELIAAYYDRSPDPSVPAQQVAFGTSGHRGSSLTTSFNENHILATTQAIVDYRHDQGIAGPLFLGRDTHGLSLPAERSAIEVLVANGVDVRVDARDSWVPTPALSHAILAWNRGREASDPGRADGIVVTPSHNPPADGGFKYNPPHGGPADTDATSWIADRANALIAEALEGVRRVRFADLDADTLGQHDFRDAYVRDLSAIIDFDAIRKAGVRIGADPLGGASVEYWALIAERHGIDLTVVNPDVDPTWRFMTLDWDEKIRMDPSSPSAMAALVARRDEFDILTGNDADADRHGIVTPDAGLLNPNHYLAVAIDYLFSHRPGWPADAAVGKTLVSSMIIDKVTSALGRPLLEVPVGFKWFVPGLLDGSVAFGGEESAGASFLRADGSVWTTDKDGILLCLLAAEILAVTGKTPSQRYAELEAEYGASAYQRVDAPASPEQKAALKALSPDDVTATELAGEAITAKLSEAPGNGAAIGGLKVQTEHAWFAARPSGTEDVYKLYAESLRGEEHLRQVQEEARGVVTAALGG, encoded by the coding sequence ATGACGAGCCGCGCCGGACTCCCCGCCGAAGCATCCGACCTCATCGACGTCGACGAGCTGATCGCCGCGTACTACGACCGCTCCCCCGACCCCTCCGTCCCGGCGCAGCAGGTCGCCTTCGGCACGAGCGGCCACCGCGGATCGAGCCTGACCACGAGCTTCAACGAGAACCACATCCTCGCCACGACGCAGGCCATCGTCGACTACCGCCACGACCAGGGCATCGCCGGACCGCTGTTCCTCGGCCGCGACACGCACGGGCTCTCGCTTCCCGCCGAGCGCAGCGCGATCGAGGTGCTCGTGGCGAACGGCGTGGACGTCCGCGTCGACGCGCGCGACTCGTGGGTGCCCACCCCGGCGCTGAGCCACGCCATCCTCGCCTGGAACCGCGGCCGCGAGGCCTCGGATCCGGGCCGGGCCGACGGCATCGTCGTGACCCCGAGCCACAATCCTCCGGCCGACGGCGGCTTCAAGTACAACCCGCCGCACGGCGGACCGGCGGACACCGACGCGACGAGCTGGATCGCCGACCGCGCCAACGCGCTCATCGCCGAAGCGCTCGAGGGCGTGAGGCGCGTGCGCTTCGCCGACCTCGACGCCGACACGCTCGGCCAGCACGACTTCCGAGACGCATACGTGCGCGATCTGAGCGCGATCATCGACTTCGACGCCATCCGGAAGGCGGGGGTGCGCATCGGCGCCGACCCGCTCGGCGGCGCCTCGGTGGAGTACTGGGCGCTCATCGCCGAGCGCCACGGCATCGACCTCACGGTCGTCAACCCCGACGTCGATCCGACGTGGCGGTTCATGACCCTCGACTGGGACGAGAAGATCCGGATGGATCCGTCGTCGCCGTCCGCCATGGCCGCGCTCGTCGCGCGCCGGGACGAGTTCGACATCCTCACGGGGAACGACGCCGACGCCGACCGTCACGGCATCGTGACGCCGGACGCGGGGCTGCTGAACCCCAACCACTACCTCGCCGTGGCGATCGACTACCTCTTCTCGCACCGGCCCGGCTGGCCTGCGGACGCGGCCGTGGGCAAGACGCTCGTCTCGTCGATGATCATCGACAAGGTCACGTCCGCGCTCGGCCGGCCGCTCCTCGAGGTGCCCGTCGGCTTCAAGTGGTTCGTCCCCGGCCTGCTCGACGGCTCCGTCGCCTTCGGCGGGGAGGAGTCGGCCGGGGCGTCCTTCCTCCGCGCCGACGGATCGGTCTGGACGACCGACAAGGACGGCATCCTGCTGTGCCTGCTCGCCGCGGAGATCCTCGCCGTCACCGGCAAGACGCCGTCGCAGCGCTACGCGGAGCTGGAGGCCGAGTACGGCGCCTCCGCGTACCAGCGCGTGGACGCCCCGGCGTCCCCCGAGCAGAAGGCCGCGCTGAAGGCGCTCTCCCCCGACGACGTGACCGCGACCGAGCTCGCGGGCGAGGCCATCACGGCGAAGCTCTCGGAGGCGCCGGGCAACGGAGCCGCGATCGGCGGCCTCAAGGTGCAGACCGAGCACGCCTGGTTCGCCGCGCGGCCGTCCGGCACGGAGGACGTCTACAAGCTCTACGCCGAGTCGCTGAGGGGCGAGGAGCACCTCCGCCAGGTCCAGGAAGAGGCACGGGGCGTCGTCACTGCGGCACTCGGCGGCTGA